tgtatatatatacgtagaTAAATGTACATATATAACACTGATTTAATCATGAAGTATATATTttcggaatatatatatatatatatatatatatatatatatatatatatatatatatatatatatatactgtaattTGTTTTGTATCCTACATCTCCACTTTTCAGTAGCAATCATACAATGAGAAGATCACGCCATATTACTAAAAGATGAATATTCAAGTTATGTATCATGAGGTAAATATGTGTAATCtatattttcttttatgatttaaaatattatttaatatatatatatatatatatatatatatatatatatatatatatatatatatatatgtgtgtgtgtgtgtgtgtgcgtgtgtgtgtatattcgaatatgtatatatatgtgtgtgtgtgtatatacacacacacacacacacacacacacacacatatatatatatatatatatatatatatatatatatatatatatatatatatatattaattataacttttgaGTTTCTCATTAAATTGTTATCATTCATCACTTATATCATTTTATATGTTTATATGAATAAAACATCACTTTATATTTAAATATACGGATCATCAAAAGTCTCTCattgattattttaataatatatgtaGTATGTAAATTATTTacgatttaaaatattatttaatatatatatatatatatatatatatatatatatatatgtgtgtgtgtgtgtgtgtgtgtgtgtatgtgtgtataatattgatatataattatatatacatacatatataattaaatataatgcgTGTTTGTTTGTTTTTGTAGCTACTGAAGAAAAGCTGAATTAAAAAAAATGTCAAATGTAGACTTGCCAAGAAGACACGTGGTTGGCTCTATGTTGGATGAATTCGTTCGAAGATTCTTTTTTTTAATGTTTATAAtgtgattattatattgtataattgtgtttatatatttaagttaatttAAATTTCTTATATAAATTTTCTTACAATTCTATCCTTTTAATTATTAAATAGtatagtataaaaatatatatgttaaaaaagTTCAAATCAATTACCAGGATCCTTAACCCAACACCCTAAACAAATCTATGTATTCATTCGCTTTTTGGAGATTCGTAGAAGATTAGCATACATTTTGTCTACGTCGGCACTTAGTTACCTATTTTGATGTTCGTGGAAGTTTTTGCTTATTTATTACGATTATTATGGactgtttttgttttttttataaagcATTATTATGGACTGTTAAGAACTCTTTGTTTCATATGGTCGTTATTATATATGTCCTCCCAATAAGAACTATTACGTACGAGACAACCACATACTTTACTTTAAAATAGAAAATGCAAAGCGTAAAAatatccgtgcaacgcacgggcaatgcTTCTAGTATGATCATGAGTATCACCTCCCTAAATATAAACTTATTAAGGATCAGTGGTGTAATATTGTCTTTCCCTTCTCCAAAAGTTTCTATCGAGTATTTGTGAGGCCCATGTAAGCCCACCCAATATACCATTCATTTGATTTAATTTAACTCTATGGTTTTTAAATGCTGACTTTGACCGATTTCAAAACCAAACCTCTAAAATCGTAGATCGCTAATTTTTGTTCCCCAATTTCAGCCTCACACTTCCCTTTTTGGGAGTTTTTTTACGACGTCTTctcaaaaccctaaccctaatttatcCAATCATGGAATTCGCCGGCGCCAGAAAACGTGACCGGACGTCTTCAGGATTCAACGGAAACCCTGGGTTCAAGAAATCAAAACAAGGTCAAACCTTtgctttatttttatttaattttcagATCTAGGGTTTCAATTACACTTATAAAATCTCACATAATTCTCCCGTAGATTTCGTTGTTATTtgttatatatcatatatatatttgtatttgttTGTATCTGTACGTATATATAcgatatgtatgtatgcatatacgaATTTTTTTacttatacatatatgtatatgtataggcgTATATGTTTAGTTATGTATTAGAATCAGGACTTACAATGTTCGTTCAGATGAAGTGAAATTAGTGGTTAAGattatgtttataaaaaaaaatatataagttgaTTAAAATTTTTGAATAATAACTGAGATAAAATAATGAATGTGATGTAACAGAAACCGATTCGTTTCAATCTGGTTTAGGAAGCAAATCGAAGCCATGCACAAAGTTTTTCAGGTTTTTACATCTAACTTGAACTAAAATTAATCATGTAAACATAGTACTTTATATTTTAATaatgttttatgtatttaattaacgattattattatttttttactctACACAAATGTTTAGAATTCAAAGATCTATATTATGGATTTATGGACTAATTGCTTGGAAATCTAAAGTTTTGATACAGGTTATATAGCATTCACATAATCAAGATAGGTACCAACCATGATAACAAAGGAGTAGTACAGAAACGGTTGTTTTGTTAAAAAAAACTTTGAATAACAACTTTAAATTTTATCATATCGGTCATTGATCGTGATACAGGGAACCATGATCTGTCCTTTAACACTGGTGTTTGGCTGGTAAATTAATCTGGTATACAAGACATATAATTAACAACCCagtataagtttttttttatttaacgGGTAGTCTCTGCATGAAATTTGTTTTGAACAGAATTTTATTCTATGCTATACCAAGCACACCAACTGAGAAATTTCAAATGGCTGTATGTTTACGTTCTGTGACAAAATATAAAGTGTTTGCAGGCCAAGTTTTAGGTGTTCCTTGAAAGAGACAGTTCCTGTACTATTATTGACACAACCTTTTATGTTCCATTTGTTGTTTTTTGTGCAGCACATCTGGATGCCCATTTGGTGAAGGATGCCATTTCGCACACTATGTACCCGGTGGGGCCAAAGCCCTCACTCAAATGACGGGTCCCAACCAATCTCTACCTCCAACCATTCGAACTCCCGTAGTTCCGCCTTCGTTTCCCGACGGTTCATCTCCACCGTCCGTTAAATCCCGCCTTTGTACCAAATACAACACCGCAGAAGGATGTCGTTTCGGTGACAGCTGTCATTACGCCCATGGAGAATGGGAGTTGGGTAAACCAACAGTCCAATCTCGCCACGAAGATCCACGTATGACAGGACCCGCAGCTGGAAATCGATTTGGTGGGCCCGGTAGGATGGATTTTAATCCTTCATCAAACCAAGCAGCAGCAGCTGGTTTTGGTGCATCTGCAACTGCAAAAATCAGTGTTAATGGTACCCTTGCTGGACCAATCATTGGTAAAAATGGAGTCAACTCTAAACAGATTTGTCGGTTAACTGGAGTCAAACTTTCCATTAGAGACCATGAGTCAGACCCGAATCTTAAAAACATTGAGCTAGAGGGCACGTTTGACCAGATCAAACAGGCAAGTCAGATGGTTCGGGAGCTTATAGTGAACATAAGTTCAACTTCTGCACCACAAATGGGGTTCGGTAAGCCTGCTGGTGGGTTTGGTGGGCCTGCAGGTACTTTTAAGACCAAGTTGTGTGATAATTTTTCTAAAGGTTCTTGTACGTTTGGCGATCGGTGCCATTTTGCTCATGGTGCGGAAGAGTTGCGCAGTTCAGGTGCTTAATGTTTGACTTTTGACCAGCTTAGATTTGTTTAGAATATGTTGTGTTTGTTCTGTGCTGGACATGTCTTGGAAAGGTGAGATGATGTGGATGGATAGTCATGTAAGTTACATTTGCTGGCATGGTGTAGATTTTTTCTCCTTTcaatttcagtattattattattatttactccaattataaataaattataattataattataaagctttctattattttttttattattattatttatttttttttttttgcaaaattaACAAAAATTCATATAGAAACGAGACCGTGTTCTAAATCAAAACGCACCTAACAAGGAATACAAATAAAAGGAGGATAACGGAGGCGCTcgcacataaaagaaactatttaatTGAAAATTATCTATAATCGAGGCTCCTTTAACAACCCGAAAAACGTTAAAACAAACTAACAAATACAAGACTTAATACTACCCGATAAAGACGAAAACTAACCCAAACGATATAAGATAAATTAACCTCTAGATCCCGCCCTTTTCAACTTGCCGTTGACTGTCTCTTACAAAATGTTTTTTGACCGATTCTCTATCTTCTAAGATAACACATTAGCGGATCCATCACCCGGTTCGCTCTCCCCAGCCAAACGTTTAGCGGATCCATCACCCGGTTCGCTCTCCCCGACCAAACGTGTCAACATTTCATTAAATGCCGTGAAAGCCTCCACGGACATTTGTCCATCCCCGTTCGCCGATGAACATCTATCTCTACCATCTCGAGTCTCCATAAACAAGTTTTGAATTGTGTCCACGTAATTCAAGTCATCAATGTTATCTTTAAGCTTATATATGTTCGAAGTGTAAGCCTCTTTTGAAACTACCTTACGTTTTGCTAACAATTcttatttcttttcttcttctcctttttCAATCAAGTCAATCTTACCGCAAATATAAAGTTATCATCATTTGGCTCCGAGACGCCAATAGAAATAGCCTCAACTTCCTCATTTGTTACATTTTTGTCTTTGTCAATTTCTTCAAGATTGTATCCAAGCTCGCACATTTACTGTTTAATACCCCATCATCAGTAACTGTTGTGGACCTATCTAACACCAGCCCAGCAGGCCCTACAGGCCCATCCAAAGCAAAAGACGTTACAATATTATGATCGGACCCGATATCAATCTCAACCGAAGCATTAACCGTCCCATCCGTTACTTTAAACAACCCATTATAACCAAGCTGTCCAAGAGCAGTAGCTAAAACCTCATCGTCAAACACACCTAAATCTAAGAACTGGACCTAAGTTTGACAACACCAACTCGACACTGTAAGATCCTGTTTACCCAtaaggttgggacgccgtccaaaatggcaGGACGCCGTCctgttgtgaagggctggacgccgtccagtaatctggacgccgtccagattaattggcgggccagctgtcttgtttttagacattacaaatgggtattttggtaatttcactttgtggacgaatttaaggccctagatcagttttggagcaccatttactccatCTCCAACAACCACACCTCTTccaattcaatttagagagagaaaagggtttctagagtgagagagctcaaatcaaggaagaaaaaGGTCGAATCGGGTTTAAGTGCGAGTTCTAAaattgttcatctagtccctagctacattttgattgtagtggtaagtcttaaccttgatttccttgttctaattgtttaagggttagggtttgggttagagatgaacataaaacccatttgttagtgatttggaggtttttgggtaagtttgggtcatgagtactcaaagttgactaacctagggtttgaaatgttaaattgtgcttatgggtcttaaatgatagtaaatcactagcacacttagagtttaaagtgaatgggtgtatttggctatgatagtgacccaaatgagtgtgttaaccttgaaataggtcaaatgagtctttgatgacctaggtgggttaatgggtgcgaaagtgtgataaccttgtgttaaaaggtgtattaagaccataattgaatcgttggtaagggtttgacagaatcccgacctagtgttagaaggaatggtgcaaatgggtcacgtttgcactatgggccaaatggcacttgtatggcgaataagttggttgaccaacttgaatgtatgattgatatatgtgcgtaatgtattaggtactttgctttgaagagtAAGGAAGTGtaatcatcaccgacgtgttaaggtgagtggaataattatatgcgtaggtatataatgtatttatttgttgtagcgtgagatgtgaagtgtcgatgtgctaagacaccatatttcacgtgacgagtgaagtgtcgatgtgctaagacaccatatttcacgtgacgagtgaagtgtcgatgtgctaagacaccactcaaagtaataggatgagtgaagtgtcgatgtgttaagtcgccacccggagtgaagtatcgatgtgctaagatgccactccaagaagttaacggatgaagtgtcgacgtgttaagacatcatccggggtgaagcatcgacgtgttaagatgccacccggggtgaagcatcgacgtgttaagatgccacccgtgggattagtgtacgacgtgttaagtactttaATGGTTGttaggaacaccgatgggaaattcaagtaccattccttgtacgattggttaaccatggttttgcGTTGtggtatagcatattatattgttcttgttatatgctatcgtttgtgctagctcATGATATCGTGGACTTAGCATTTGtatcttgagatggtatgctaatttttaaaatgctagcgtgtatgaggtatttgtgtaagtgattgcaagtaagtagattatatatgtatgtgtataattattgcattcactaagctttgcttaccctctcgttgtttacctttttataggctcgggcgtcgacaagggtaagggcattcggttggattagagatcccgctttgttttgataggagatgcttttggatgtgttagcttttgaagtttggccaatatgtgggtagtttaaccccaaacaccatgctctaggtgtcttttggaatttaaactcttatggtcgaacttgtatttttgaacgaaacttgtaaaacggccgatgtggcccCGATGTTGTAAAAACTTGGTTTatggtggaaatctcttagtttaacttatattgacatgttgtaaagagggtttcgtctgaaagtgtcgggaagcgggtttttcgctcgcgtaagttgagcacggggatcagtccctggcagttcaatgggacgccgtcccaaaaggctGGACACCTTCCAGGCCTtcaggactggacgccgtccagaatgctggacgccgtccagatgtactagtcCAAAAAAAAAATTTTGGGGTCATATTTTGGGCGTATCAaggtttgggatgttacaagtggtatcagagcatggtctaagggatttaggcgacttgagataggtgcctagacttgaatTGTTTATGCGCGTtacgcgggacttgtaggagacgggtcggaccggggaatggttagtgcctaggattaggtgaactaactatgcgctaattgttttgtgttgtgtttttgcaatcatcaagcgagatagacgttgtactagcaagttaatgcgacgtgctcgcgtaacaatgatta
The window above is part of the Rutidosis leptorrhynchoides isolate AG116_Rl617_1_P2 chromosome 1, CSIRO_AGI_Rlap_v1, whole genome shotgun sequence genome. Proteins encoded here:
- the LOC139867941 gene encoding zinc finger CCCH domain-containing protein 14-like, whose product is MEFAGARKRDRTSSGFNGNPGFKKSKQETDSFQSGLGSKSKPCTKFFSTSGCPFGEGCHFAHYVPGGAKALTQMTGPNQSLPPTIRTPVVPPSFPDGSSPPSVKSRLCTKYNTAEGCRFGDSCHYAHGEWELGKPTVQSRHEDPRMTGPAAGNRFGGPGRMDFNPSSNQAAAAGFGASATAKISVNGTLAGPIIGKNGVNSKQICRLTGVKLSIRDHESDPNLKNIELEGTFDQIKQASQMVRELIVNISSTSAPQMGFGKPAGGFGGPAGTFKTKLCDNFSKGSCTFGDRCHFAHGAEELRSSGA